In one window of Candidatus Sulfuricurvum sp. RIFRC-1 DNA:
- the ligA gene encoding NAD-dependent DNA ligase LigA codes for MTQTEYKTAVKQLQKYSYHYYVLDDPITTDEEYDILYHKVVAYEGEHPDQIIPDSPTQRVGDVPQDKFDKAQHLSRMWSLEDLFNREELETWVNRIVKGYGDVRFYCEPKFDGASLNLIYDNGVLTQAITRGDGVEGEDVTQNAKTIQSIPLTIPYTGRIEIRGEVVIFKEDFEKINLERSRNGESLFANPRNAAAGSLRQLDTRITASRRLVFMPYGIGANNLEIKNLSERMEWVYALGFRNPHMTHLCESADQIETFYHEMRVERDNFAMLLDGMVIKVDAIAVQDELGYTVKNPRWAAAYKFPAIEKLTTLREVIMQVGRSGVVTPVAIVEPVDIEGVTVERSTLHNFDEIERKDIRIGDKVIILRSGDVIPKIVKVIASERNGSEQIIHRPKHCPVCHSELLDEGALIKCQNLSCEARVVNSIIYFASKQCLNIDGLGDKIVEALHSAGMVRELSDLFGLTMDQLLSLEGFKEKKSRNLIEAIAAVKGCDCWRFINALGIEHIGEVASKTLCGAFGTAFDRASREEILALEGFGGEMVESILEFSRVNSEKIETLRTLLNPVAPIKVEAAENPFKGKSVVITGSMSVPRDSIKAILEGLGAKVASSVSKKTDYVVYGEDAGSKYDKAVELGVTLLTESEFRELSSLSDSTTTTQGVSVKAKNSLFD; via the coding sequence ATGACCCAAACCGAATACAAAACTGCCGTAAAACAGCTCCAAAAATACTCCTATCACTATTACGTCCTCGATGATCCGATCACGACCGACGAGGAGTACGACATCCTCTACCACAAAGTCGTGGCGTATGAGGGTGAACATCCCGATCAGATTATCCCCGATTCTCCGACACAGCGGGTCGGAGACGTACCGCAGGACAAGTTTGACAAGGCACAGCATCTTAGCCGTATGTGGAGCCTCGAAGACCTCTTTAACCGCGAGGAGTTGGAGACGTGGGTGAATCGTATCGTAAAAGGATACGGTGATGTCCGCTTTTACTGTGAGCCGAAGTTTGACGGGGCGAGTTTGAACCTCATTTATGACAACGGTGTACTGACTCAGGCGATCACGCGCGGGGATGGTGTCGAGGGGGAAGATGTGACCCAAAACGCCAAAACGATTCAGAGTATCCCCCTCACAATCCCCTATACGGGGCGGATAGAGATTCGGGGTGAAGTGGTGATTTTCAAAGAGGATTTTGAGAAGATCAATCTGGAACGTTCCCGTAACGGCGAGTCTCTTTTTGCCAATCCGCGAAATGCGGCGGCGGGAAGCCTCCGTCAGCTCGATACCCGCATCACCGCGTCACGCCGTTTGGTCTTTATGCCTTACGGTATTGGAGCCAATAACTTGGAGATCAAAAACCTCTCCGAGCGGATGGAGTGGGTCTATGCTCTGGGATTTCGTAATCCTCATATGACCCATTTGTGTGAGAGTGCGGATCAGATCGAGACGTTTTACCATGAGATGCGGGTTGAGCGGGATAATTTCGCGATGTTGCTCGATGGGATGGTGATCAAGGTTGATGCTATCGCGGTGCAAGATGAACTGGGCTATACGGTCAAAAATCCCCGATGGGCGGCGGCGTATAAATTCCCTGCCATCGAGAAACTCACAACTTTGCGCGAGGTAATCATGCAGGTGGGGCGCAGCGGTGTTGTCACCCCTGTCGCCATCGTCGAGCCGGTGGACATCGAGGGGGTAACGGTAGAGCGTTCGACGCTTCATAATTTCGATGAGATCGAGCGCAAAGATATTCGGATCGGGGACAAAGTCATTATTTTACGAAGCGGTGATGTGATCCCGAAAATCGTCAAGGTGATCGCGAGTGAGCGTAACGGTAGTGAGCAGATCATCCACCGACCGAAGCATTGCCCCGTCTGTCATTCAGAACTACTCGATGAGGGGGCGTTGATCAAATGCCAGAACCTCTCATGCGAAGCGCGGGTGGTGAACTCAATCATCTATTTTGCCTCCAAACAATGTCTCAATATCGACGGGTTAGGGGATAAAATCGTCGAAGCGCTCCACAGTGCGGGTATGGTGCGTGAACTCAGTGATCTCTTCGGTCTCACGATGGATCAGCTACTTTCATTGGAAGGGTTCAAAGAGAAAAAAAGCCGTAATCTCATCGAGGCGATTGCGGCGGTCAAAGGGTGCGATTGCTGGCGTTTTATCAATGCGTTGGGGATCGAGCATATCGGTGAAGTTGCATCGAAAACATTGTGCGGTGCATTCGGGACGGCGTTTGATCGTGCGAGCCGTGAAGAGATTTTAGCGTTGGAAGGTTTCGGCGGTGAGATGGTCGAATCGATCCTCGAATTTTCCCGTGTTAATAGTGAGAAGATTGAAACATTGCGCACACTTTTAAATCCCGTAGCCCCTATCAAAGTGGAAGCGGCAGAGAACCCGTTTAAAGGGAAAAGCGTCGTGATTACGGGATCGATGTCGGTGCCGCGCGATAGTATCAAAGCCATATTAGAGGGATTAGGGGCGAAAGTCGCTTCGTCCGTGTCGAAAAAGACCGATTATGTGGTGTACGGAGAAGATGCGGGGAGTAAGTACGATAAAGCGGTCGAGTTGGGAGTAACATTGCTCACCGAGAGCGAGTTTCGAGAGTTATCGTCGCTTTCCGATAGCACTACGACGACGCAAGGGGTTAGTGTAAAGGCGAAAAATAGTCTTTTTGATTAA
- a CDS encoding TlyA family RNA methyltransferase translates to MRLDSYLVENGLVESRNKAQQLIKEHAISVDGKIVDKVSFDVAEGMSVTIADTELYVSRAAIKLKGFLPYTEWELNGLRALDIGSSTGGFTQVLLEKDVASVTCVDVGSDQLHPSLRSEPRVSVHENTDIRVFSAEIPYEIVTCDVAFIPLELILESIDRLASKYIVLLFKPQFQVGREVKRDKNGVVKDDKAIGKAMIRLEDACALMGWKLVAKEVAHIAGKEGNQETCYGFVKG, encoded by the coding sequence ATGAGACTTGATAGTTATTTGGTAGAAAATGGACTCGTTGAGAGCCGTAATAAAGCGCAGCAGCTGATTAAAGAGCACGCGATCAGTGTTGATGGCAAGATTGTCGATAAAGTGTCGTTTGATGTAGCGGAGGGGATGAGCGTTACGATTGCCGATACGGAACTCTACGTCAGCCGTGCCGCCATCAAACTAAAAGGGTTTCTCCCCTATACGGAGTGGGAGTTGAACGGACTTCGCGCCCTTGATATCGGTTCCTCTACGGGTGGATTTACCCAAGTTCTTTTGGAAAAGGATGTCGCGAGTGTCACGTGTGTGGATGTCGGAAGCGATCAGCTTCATCCGAGTTTGCGCAGTGAGCCGCGTGTCAGTGTTCATGAAAATACCGATATTCGAGTTTTCAGCGCTGAAATCCCTTACGAGATCGTCACGTGTGATGTGGCGTTTATCCCCCTCGAACTGATCCTCGAATCGATCGATCGACTCGCATCGAAATACATCGTTCTCCTTTTCAAACCGCAGTTTCAAGTGGGACGTGAAGTGAAACGGGATAAAAACGGCGTCGTAAAAGACGACAAGGCGATAGGCAAAGCGATGATCCGTCTCGAAGATGCGTGTGCACTGATGGGATGGAAACTGGTCGCTAAAGAGGTTGCCCATATAGCTGGAAAAGAGGGAAATCAGGAGACATGCTATGGCTTTGTCAAAGGTTGA
- a CDS encoding bifunctional riboflavin kinase/FAD synthetase has product MALSKVDSIAIGGFDGMHIGHQQLFEQLGEKGAIVVIETGYANLTPGNEREHYSHYPIVYYSLDDIRHLEGAEFVAMLKERFPHLNKIVVGYDFHFGKNRRYSHSNLGELFSGEVKVVDQVSIDNDSVHSHKIRTKIQIGDITGANRFLGHNYCVKGSVIKGQGIGKTDLVPTINLECPGFLLPYEGVYAALTRIDDEEHFHPSVVFVGHRVTTDGSYAIESHILGETIESCERASISFVKFLRKNEKFDSLDSLKQAIENDITTAKRELRHLSL; this is encoded by the coding sequence ATGGCTTTGTCAAAGGTTGACTCCATTGCCATCGGCGGATTTGACGGGATGCACATCGGGCATCAGCAGTTGTTTGAACAGCTAGGGGAAAAAGGGGCGATTGTCGTTATTGAGACGGGATACGCCAACCTAACACCCGGAAATGAGCGGGAACACTATAGTCACTATCCGATTGTTTATTATTCCCTTGATGATATTCGTCATTTGGAAGGGGCAGAATTCGTTGCTATGCTCAAAGAGCGTTTTCCCCATTTGAATAAAATCGTTGTTGGATACGATTTTCACTTTGGAAAAAACCGCCGTTATTCGCATAGCAATTTAGGTGAATTATTTTCAGGCGAAGTCAAAGTTGTGGATCAAGTAAGCATTGATAACGATTCCGTTCATTCGCATAAAATACGAACCAAAATCCAAATCGGAGATATCACCGGAGCCAACCGCTTTTTGGGACATAATTATTGCGTAAAAGGTTCGGTGATTAAAGGGCAGGGGATCGGGAAAACCGATCTCGTTCCTACGATTAATCTCGAATGTCCGGGTTTTCTTCTTCCGTATGAAGGGGTCTATGCCGCATTGACACGTATCGATGATGAGGAACATTTTCACCCCTCTGTCGTTTTTGTAGGGCATCGTGTCACTACGGATGGAAGTTATGCGATCGAGAGCCATATACTAGGTGAAACGATTGAGAGTTGTGAGAGGGCATCGATCAGTTTTGTAAAGTTTTTGCGTAAAAATGAGAAATTCGATTCCCTTGATTCTTTGAAACAGGCGATTGAGAATGATATTACTACCGCTAAGAGAGAATTACGTCACCTGAGTTTATAG
- the murC gene encoding UDP-N-acetylmuramate--L-alanine ligase, producing the protein MKIHFIGIGGIGISGLAKYMRFSGHEVSGSDMKATHITQRLLDRGIKVFIGHDAANIPQGCDLVIHSAIIRDTNVEVVEAKNRGIEVLHRRDALLRILKEKKVYAVCGAHGKSTTTAILASIMSGSAIIGAESKDFGSNVRYDGSTDVMLFEADESDGSFLNSNPYCSIVTNAEPEHMEYYHYNIDEFHNAYSRFVEMAPLRIINAEDPFMSTLTYDAIRLYPSQDITNIRYILLDDEPYTHFTLKNMGEFEVWGFGEHIAMDASLAILAAAQTMSLAAIRANILHFKGIKKRFDVIFKGSDRVIIDDYAHHPTEIKATMESLKIYAELKGFKRIIAIWQPHKYSRTIDNLDAFVACFEGCAELVILPVWAASEEVREIDFTGRFGHYNLTMSDKLHRAGDTIESIIGDTVVQTYDHDLIVGFGAGDLTYQLRGTK; encoded by the coding sequence ATGAAAATCCATTTTATCGGGATCGGCGGGATCGGGATTTCGGGTCTGGCCAAATACATGCGTTTCAGCGGTCATGAGGTGAGCGGTTCGGATATGAAAGCAACCCATATCACGCAGCGTCTCCTTGATCGCGGGATCAAAGTTTTCATCGGACACGATGCGGCCAATATCCCGCAAGGGTGTGATCTAGTGATCCATTCAGCGATCATTCGTGACACGAATGTTGAAGTAGTTGAAGCCAAAAACAGAGGAATCGAAGTACTTCACCGCCGTGATGCGCTGCTTCGTATCCTCAAAGAGAAAAAAGTGTACGCGGTGTGCGGTGCACACGGTAAAAGTACGACGACGGCGATTTTGGCGTCGATCATGAGCGGAAGTGCGATCATCGGTGCGGAGTCCAAAGATTTCGGCTCCAACGTCCGCTATGACGGAAGTACCGATGTAATGCTGTTCGAAGCGGATGAGTCTGATGGAAGTTTTCTCAACTCAAATCCGTACTGCTCGATTGTCACGAACGCTGAACCGGAACACATGGAGTATTACCATTACAACATCGATGAATTTCATAACGCCTACAGCCGTTTTGTTGAGATGGCACCCCTTCGTATTATCAATGCGGAAGACCCTTTTATGTCGACATTGACGTACGATGCGATTCGTCTTTATCCGAGTCAGGATATTACTAATATCCGTTATATCCTCCTCGATGATGAACCTTACACCCATTTCACCCTCAAAAATATGGGAGAGTTCGAAGTGTGGGGATTCGGTGAGCACATCGCGATGGATGCGAGTTTGGCGATTTTGGCGGCGGCTCAGACGATGAGTCTTGCGGCGATCCGTGCGAATATTCTCCATTTTAAAGGGATCAAGAAACGGTTTGACGTCATTTTTAAAGGCTCTGACCGTGTTATCATCGACGATTACGCCCACCATCCGACCGAGATCAAAGCGACGATGGAATCGCTTAAAATCTATGCGGAACTCAAAGGTTTCAAACGGATTATCGCTATCTGGCAGCCGCACAAATACTCTCGTACCATCGATAATCTCGATGCATTTGTAGCGTGTTTCGAAGGGTGTGCCGAACTGGTTATCCTCCCCGTATGGGCGGCGAGCGAAGAGGTGCGTGAGATCGATTTCACAGGACGTTTCGGACACTATAACCTTACGATGAGTGATAAACTTCACCGCGCGGGGGATACGATCGAATCGATTATCGGTGATACCGTGGTTCAAACCTATGATCACGATCTTATTGTCGGATTTGGGGCAGGGGATTTGACCTATCAACTACGGGGAACCAAGTAA
- a CDS encoding endonuclease MutS2, giving the protein MSALSSNLAELFGKLDLLPHIASLEHFFSREQNIAMQGDQERHYRYIQALDALEFKAPPKSVGFESIINHLKKQGVLRFEEIHELLKVVRYFRLMRNHEFGGLIGEWMGTIIIPEPFNEIDDYFDYEGNFIESRDEELHKIAQRIKAIKTEINDSIKRLFHTQKLTPYLVDTQIHYINDEETLLVRGGFNHVLKGSVVGRTGAGFFYVAPDSVLRSKEQLRYVLQERESKLYEYAKRFSAKLSNLVPFIGFIDREFDRYDHYQARVLFARARDFAILKPQNNGDIVLKEFSHPAIHKPKPISVDFRSNLLMITGVNAGGKTMLLKSLLSVALMAKYLIPMKINPHKSRIGSFKRIEAVIDDPQSVSNDISTFAGRMVQFSYLFEHKSALVGVDEIELGTDSDEAAALFAIVLDELIKRGQKIIVTTHHKRLAALMADRDDVELMAALYDEERRLPTYEFLQGVIGKSYAFETATRYGINPAIITRAKSLYGENHEKLSVLIERGSELERELKRKNREVDERLESLKTQESALKEAREHLRVELDAEKAKLRTGYDEAIREAKEAAKGMDMAAIHRQLNKAQAKLPKPEPIKIAEPEPIKYEVGQTVKYRAQRGTVVSVGAKDAMIEVEGMRLRVKLTDLKPSGNLPKKPKVTVTSEIDQKSGLKLDLHGLRGEEACERMDKFLSDALLQGFDEVIIYHGIGTGKLSFAVKEFLKEHPSVKSFSDAPQHLGGFGAKIVRL; this is encoded by the coding sequence ATGAGTGCTCTCTCCTCTAACCTCGCCGAGCTTTTCGGCAAGCTCGATCTTCTCCCTCATATCGCCTCATTAGAGCATTTCTTCTCCCGTGAGCAAAACATTGCAATGCAGGGAGATCAGGAACGCCATTACCGCTATATCCAAGCTCTCGATGCGTTAGAGTTTAAAGCCCCGCCGAAGAGTGTCGGGTTTGAGAGCATCATCAACCACCTCAAAAAGCAGGGGGTTTTACGGTTCGAAGAGATCCATGAACTCCTCAAAGTCGTCCGCTACTTTAGATTGATGCGTAACCACGAGTTCGGAGGCCTTATCGGCGAATGGATGGGGACGATCATCATCCCCGAACCCTTTAATGAGATCGATGATTATTTCGATTATGAGGGGAACTTTATCGAGTCGCGTGATGAGGAGCTCCATAAAATCGCACAGCGGATCAAAGCGATCAAAACAGAGATCAACGACTCCATCAAACGGCTCTTTCACACCCAAAAACTCACCCCCTACCTCGTCGATACCCAAATCCACTACATCAACGACGAAGAGACCCTCTTGGTGCGCGGCGGGTTCAACCATGTCCTAAAAGGCTCCGTCGTCGGACGGACAGGAGCGGGGTTTTTCTATGTTGCCCCCGATTCGGTGCTCCGTTCCAAAGAGCAGTTGCGTTATGTGTTGCAGGAGCGGGAAAGCAAGCTCTACGAGTATGCGAAACGATTTAGTGCGAAACTCTCCAATCTCGTCCCTTTTATCGGATTTATTGACCGCGAGTTTGATCGGTACGACCACTATCAAGCGCGGGTACTCTTTGCTCGTGCGAGAGATTTCGCGATTCTCAAGCCTCAAAATAACGGCGATATCGTTCTCAAAGAGTTCTCCCATCCCGCTATCCATAAACCCAAACCGATCAGCGTCGATTTTCGCTCCAATCTCCTGATGATTACGGGGGTCAATGCGGGGGGTAAAACGATGCTCCTCAAATCGCTCCTCTCGGTGGCTTTGATGGCGAAATATCTTATCCCGATGAAGATCAATCCTCACAAATCACGGATCGGGAGTTTCAAACGGATCGAAGCGGTGATCGACGATCCCCAAAGCGTCAGCAACGACATCTCCACCTTTGCGGGGCGGATGGTACAGTTTAGCTATCTGTTCGAGCATAAAAGCGCTCTGGTCGGGGTGGATGAGATCGAACTTGGAACCGACAGTGACGAAGCAGCGGCACTTTTTGCCATCGTCCTCGATGAGCTGATCAAACGGGGTCAGAAGATCATCGTCACCACCCACCACAAACGGCTCGCCGCATTGATGGCGGATCGGGACGATGTAGAGCTGATGGCGGCATTGTACGATGAAGAGCGCCGTTTACCGACCTATGAATTTTTACAAGGGGTGATCGGTAAGAGCTACGCGTTCGAGACCGCCACCCGTTACGGAATCAACCCTGCCATCATCACCCGTGCTAAATCGCTCTACGGTGAAAACCACGAGAAACTGAGCGTCCTCATCGAGCGGGGGAGTGAGTTAGAACGTGAGCTGAAGCGAAAGAACCGCGAGGTCGATGAACGGCTTGAATCCCTCAAAACCCAAGAGAGCGCACTCAAAGAGGCGCGGGAACACCTACGGGTAGAACTCGATGCCGAAAAAGCGAAACTCCGAACGGGATACGATGAAGCGATCCGCGAAGCGAAAGAGGCGGCAAAAGGGATGGATATGGCGGCAATCCACCGTCAGCTGAACAAAGCGCAGGCGAAATTGCCAAAACCCGAACCGATCAAAATCGCGGAACCCGAACCGATCAAGTACGAAGTGGGGCAGACAGTCAAATACCGCGCCCAGCGCGGAACCGTCGTGAGCGTCGGAGCCAAAGATGCGATGATTGAGGTGGAAGGGATGCGCTTACGTGTCAAACTGACCGATCTAAAACCCAGCGGCAACCTCCCGAAGAAGCCTAAAGTAACCGTTACCTCTGAAATCGATCAAAAAAGCGGTCTCAAACTCGATCTTCACGGATTGCGAGGAGAAGAGGCGTGTGAGCGGATGGATAAATTCCTCTCCGATGCACTGTTGCAGGGATTTGATGAGGTGATTATCTATCACGGGATCGGAACGGGGAAACTTTCCTTTGCCGTCAAAGAGTTTCTAAAAGAGCATCCGAGTGTTAAAAGCTTTAGTGATGCGCCACAGCATTTGGGTGGATTCGGGGCGAAGATTGTACGGCTGTAA
- a CDS encoding FAD-dependent oxidoreductase, whose protein sequence is MQSVHVVVIGGGYGGIRAIEHLANNTHITITLIDKNPYHYMQAEVYDFIANKVDMSHVMIDLPSLCKSFGLVQFICDEVSGIDPLSSTVSTATQSIQYDYLIIATGSRTYFPDFIKGLRQHSHGVKSIPSALDFKQQFERSLLNRIEAQSRECEVKPFNIVIGGAGLSGVEIAAEMAAYANSFYQNGNFGCRGVDVYLIDAYESILFGMDPFLIESAYERLIKLGVHVWHNNRISEVRANQILLDNGKILDFEFMIFTGGIAASTLTQYLGFETNTKGHLIVDENLNIPNHPNIYAIGDITQALNEEGKFIPPTAQLAERGGESVARNIILSLRGKSKQPFRFKNQGVMIALGGEYGAGLLPGGIKVKGYIAYLIKKTIFRLYTNPLRRRSAIGKRR, encoded by the coding sequence ATGCAATCAGTTCATGTGGTAGTCATCGGAGGAGGATACGGCGGCATTCGTGCAATCGAACATTTAGCCAATAACACACATATTACGATCACACTTATCGATAAAAATCCTTACCATTATATGCAGGCTGAAGTCTATGATTTCATCGCCAACAAAGTAGATATGTCCCACGTGATGATCGATCTTCCCTCACTCTGCAAAAGTTTCGGGTTGGTCCAATTTATCTGTGACGAAGTGAGCGGCATCGATCCTCTCTCCTCTACCGTTTCAACAGCGACACAAAGTATCCAATACGATTATCTCATTATCGCCACCGGAAGCCGAACCTATTTTCCCGATTTCATCAAAGGGCTTCGCCAACATTCCCACGGAGTCAAAAGTATCCCCTCCGCACTCGATTTCAAACAGCAGTTTGAACGCTCCCTCCTTAACCGTATCGAAGCACAAAGTCGCGAGTGTGAAGTAAAACCTTTTAATATCGTGATCGGAGGAGCAGGGCTTTCCGGAGTAGAGATCGCCGCAGAGATGGCGGCATACGCCAATAGTTTTTATCAAAACGGAAATTTCGGGTGCCGAGGGGTAGATGTCTACCTCATCGATGCGTATGAGAGTATCCTCTTTGGGATGGACCCGTTTTTGATTGAGAGTGCGTATGAGCGCCTTATCAAACTGGGTGTTCACGTCTGGCACAACAACCGTATCAGCGAAGTACGTGCCAACCAAATTCTCCTCGATAACGGCAAAATACTGGATTTCGAATTTATGATTTTCACAGGGGGTATTGCCGCATCGACCCTCACCCAATATCTCGGATTTGAGACAAACACCAAAGGGCATTTGATCGTCGATGAAAACCTCAATATCCCAAACCATCCGAATATTTACGCTATCGGCGATATCACACAAGCTCTGAATGAAGAGGGGAAATTTATCCCTCCGACCGCTCAGCTTGCCGAACGTGGAGGTGAGAGCGTTGCTCGAAATATTATTCTCTCACTGAGGGGAAAAAGCAAACAGCCGTTTCGGTTTAAAAATCAAGGGGTAATGATTGCATTAGGGGGTGAATACGGAGCGGGCTTGCTCCCCGGAGGGATCAAGGTCAAAGGGTATATCGCCTATTTAATCAAAAAGACTATTTTTCGCCTTTACACTAACCCCTTGCGTCGTCGTAGTGCTATCGGAAAGCGACGATAA